One Streptomyces hundungensis DNA segment encodes these proteins:
- the secY gene encoding preprotein translocase subunit SecY, protein MLTAFAQAFKTPDLRKKLLFTLGIIVVYRLGTHVPMPGVSYKNVQTCVDQAQQNSGLFSLVNMFSGGALLQITIFALGIMPYITASIILQLLTVVIPRLEALKKEGQAGTAKITQYTRYLTVALAILQGTGLVATARNGALFNGCQVATEIIPDRSIFTTITMVITMTAGTACVMWLGEVITDRGIGNGMSILMFISIAASFPSSLWAIKKQGHLAGGWIEFGTVVLVGLVMVGLVVFVEQAQRRVPVQYAKRMIGRRSYGGTSTYIPLKVNQAGVIPVIFASSLLYIPALVVQFSNSTAGWATWIKDNLTKGDHPYYIVSYFLLIVFFAFFYVAISFNPEEVADNMKKYGGFIPGIRAGRPTAEYLSYVLNRITWPGSLYLGLIALVPTMALIIFGGVQSFPLGGTSILIIVGVGLETVKQIESQLQQRNYEGFLR, encoded by the coding sequence GTGCTCACCGCGTTCGCCCAGGCGTTCAAGACGCCTGACCTGCGCAAGAAGCTGCTCTTCACACTCGGCATCATCGTGGTCTACCGGCTCGGTACGCACGTTCCGATGCCCGGGGTGAGCTACAAGAACGTACAGACCTGTGTCGACCAGGCCCAGCAGAACAGCGGCCTGTTCAGTCTGGTGAACATGTTCAGCGGCGGTGCGCTGCTGCAAATCACGATCTTCGCGCTCGGCATCATGCCGTACATCACGGCGAGCATCATCCTTCAGCTGCTGACCGTGGTGATCCCGCGTCTGGAAGCCCTCAAGAAGGAGGGCCAGGCGGGCACGGCCAAGATCACGCAGTACACGCGTTATCTGACCGTCGCGCTGGCGATCCTCCAGGGCACCGGCCTCGTGGCCACCGCTCGCAACGGCGCCCTCTTCAACGGGTGCCAGGTCGCCACCGAGATCATTCCGGACCGGTCGATCTTCACGACCATCACGATGGTCATCACGATGACCGCCGGTACGGCCTGCGTCATGTGGCTCGGTGAGGTCATCACCGACCGCGGCATCGGCAACGGCATGTCCATCCTGATGTTCATCTCGATCGCCGCCAGCTTCCCGAGCTCCCTGTGGGCCATCAAGAAGCAGGGTCATCTGGCCGGTGGCTGGATCGAGTTCGGCACCGTGGTGCTGGTCGGCCTGGTGATGGTCGGGCTCGTGGTCTTCGTCGAGCAGGCCCAGCGGCGCGTTCCGGTCCAGTACGCGAAGCGCATGATCGGCCGGCGGTCGTACGGCGGGACCTCGACCTACATTCCGCTGAAGGTCAACCAGGCCGGTGTGATCCCGGTCATCTTCGCCTCGTCGCTGCTCTACATCCCGGCGCTGGTCGTGCAGTTCTCCAACTCGACGGCCGGCTGGGCGACCTGGATCAAGGACAATCTGACCAAGGGCGACCATCCTTACTACATCGTCAGCTACTTCCTGTTGATCGTGTTCTTCGCCTTCTTCTATGTGGCGATCTCGTTCAACCCCGAGGAAGTCGCCGACAACATGAAGAAGTATGGTGGCTTCATCCCGGGCATCCGGGCTGGCCGACCGACCGCTGAGTACCTGAGCTACGTACTCAACCGGATCACCTGGCCGGGGTCGCTGTATCTGGGGCTGATCGCGCTCGTACCGACAATGGCGTTGATCATCTTCGGCGGTGTCCAGAGCTTCCCGCTCGGCGGGACGAGCATCCTCATCATCGTGGGTGTCGGTCTGGAGACCGTTAAGCAGATCGAGAGCCAGCTTCAGCAGCGCAATTACGAAGGGTTCCTCCGCTGA
- the rpmD gene encoding 50S ribosomal protein L30, whose amino-acid sequence MARLKITQTKSYIGSKQNHRDTLRSLGLKRLNDVVVKEDRPEFRGMVQTVRHLVTVEEVD is encoded by the coding sequence ATGGCCCGCCTCAAGATCACGCAGACGAAGTCGTACATCGGCAGCAAGCAGAACCACCGCGACACCCTGCGTTCGCTCGGGCTCAAGCGCCTGAACGACGTGGTTGTCAAGGAGGACCGCCCCGAGTTCCGCGGCATGGTGCAGACCGTCCGCCACCTCGTGACGGTTGAGGAGGTTGACTGA
- a CDS encoding adenylate kinase, with the protein MRIVLVGPPGAGKGTQAAFLAQNLAIPHISTGDLFRANISQGTELGKAAKAFMDAGNLVPDEVTIGMAKDRMEAPDAENGFLLDGFPRNVVQAEALDEVLKADGVKLDAVLDLEVPEDEVVKRIAGRRICRSDSAHVFHVSYNAPKQDGVCDKCGGELYQRGDDTEDTVRKRLEVYHSETEPIIDYYRAQGLVITISALGKVDEVTKKAMDALRREAA; encoded by the coding sequence ATGCGAATCGTCCTCGTCGGACCGCCCGGTGCAGGCAAGGGAACGCAGGCCGCGTTCCTTGCCCAGAACCTGGCGATCCCGCACATCTCCACGGGCGACCTCTTCCGTGCCAACATCAGCCAGGGCACGGAGCTGGGCAAGGCTGCCAAGGCGTTCATGGACGCGGGCAACCTGGTGCCGGACGAGGTCACCATCGGGATGGCCAAGGACCGCATGGAAGCGCCGGACGCCGAGAACGGCTTCCTGCTCGACGGCTTCCCGCGCAACGTGGTCCAGGCCGAGGCGCTCGACGAGGTGCTGAAGGCGGACGGCGTGAAGCTGGACGCGGTGCTCGACCTCGAAGTACCCGAGGACGAGGTCGTCAAGCGGATCGCCGGCCGGCGCATCTGCCGCAGCGACAGCGCGCACGTCTTCCACGTGTCGTACAACGCCCCGAAGCAGGACGGCGTCTGCGACAAGTGCGGCGGGGAGCTGTACCAGCGCGGCGACGACACCGAGGACACGGTACGCAAGCGGCTCGAGGTCTACCACAGCGAGACCGAGCCGATCATCGACTACTACCGTGCGCAGGGTCTGGTCATCACGATCTCCGCGCTGGGCAAGGTCGACGAGGTCACGAAGAAGGCGATGGACGCGTTGCGCCGCGAAGCGGCGTAG
- the rplO gene encoding 50S ribosomal protein L15, with protein sequence MGENSPLKAHNLRPAPGAKTAKTRVGRGEASKGKTAGRGTKGTKARYQVPQRFEGGQMPLHMRLPKLKGFRNPFRTEFQVVNLDKLGALYPEGGEVTVADLVAKGAVRKNSLVKVLGQGEISVALQVSVDAVSGSAKEKIAAAGGTVTELV encoded by the coding sequence ATGGGTGAGAACAGCCCGCTGAAGGCCCATAACCTCCGTCCTGCCCCGGGCGCCAAGACCGCCAAGACCCGTGTGGGTCGTGGTGAGGCGTCCAAGGGTAAGACCGCAGGTCGTGGTACCAAGGGTACGAAGGCCCGTTACCAGGTTCCGCAGCGCTTCGAGGGTGGCCAGATGCCCCTCCACATGCGCCTGCCGAAGCTCAAGGGTTTCCGTAACCCGTTCCGCACCGAGTTCCAGGTCGTGAACCTGGACAAGCTCGGCGCTCTCTACCCCGAGGGTGGAGAGGTCACGGTGGCCGACCTGGTCGCCAAGGGCGCGGTGCGCAAGAACAGCCTCGTCAAGGTCCTGGGCCAGGGCGAGATCTCCGTGGCGCTTCAGGTTTCGGTTGACGCCGTCTCCGGCTCCGCCAAGGAGAAGATTGCCGCCGCGGGCGGCACCGTCACCGAGCTCGTCTGA